A stretch of the Schistocerca serialis cubense isolate TAMUIC-IGC-003099 chromosome 2, iqSchSeri2.2, whole genome shotgun sequence genome encodes the following:
- the LOC126456578 gene encoding neuroligin-2-like, whose product MRAGSRSSLLQLLALLLWQLSGPAGGVPAPGGVVGGGGVGVGVGGGPLPVLGVGQAPVMSTRIVQTRYGKLQGLVLPMEHARHLRPVEVFLGIPYATPPVRSNRFSPTRTPSPWEGVRIADTLGPVCPQKLPDISNETAALERMPKGRLEYLKRLLPHLKNQSEDCLYLNIYAPVQGRHKEEEEEEEEELQFS is encoded by the coding sequence ATGCGGGCTGGGTCGCGGTCGAGCCTGTTGCAGCTGCTGGCGCTGCTGCTGTGGCAGCTGTCGGGCCCAGCCGGGGGCGTCCCGGCCCCCGGGGGCGTCGTCGggggcggcggcgtcggcgtcggtgtCGGGGGCGGGCCCCTGCCCGTCCTGGGCGTGGGCCAGGCGCCCGTCATGTCGACGCGCATCGTGCAGACGCGCTACGGCAAACTGCAGGGCCTCGTGCTGCCCATGGAACACGCGCGCCACCTGCGACCCGTGGAGGTGTTCCTGGGAATCCCGTACGCGACGCCGCCCGTGCGCTCCAACCGCTTCAGCCCGACGCGCACGCCGTCCCCGTGGGAAGGTGTGCGCATCGCCGACACGCTGGGCCCCGTCTGCCCGCAGAAGCTGCCCGACATAAGCAATGAGACGGCGGCCCTCGAGAGGATGCCCAAGGGCCGCCTCGAGTACCTCAAGAGGCTGCTGCCACACCTCAAGAACCAGAGCGAAGACTGCCTCTACCTCAACATCTATGCTCCAGTACAAG